One Bufo gargarizans isolate SCDJY-AF-19 chromosome 4, ASM1485885v1, whole genome shotgun sequence DNA window includes the following coding sequences:
- the LOC122934755 gene encoding gastrula zinc finger protein XlCGF26.1-like — protein sequence MEEWEYLEEHKDLYKDIMMENHQSLMSPDGTSQRNPPEKCLRYQDCPGEKQNVPLDYQESSGGKTSGLENPVKMSVNGKDGMRVYHKHLHLFPYHEVKDNTTQNNLKTPNVPSALHNRDLSTNTAGHKKPSLNPSLIGKTRTKQKCGKVFPCEKDFNKKSNIFLYERNCKDKRSFSCSECGKSFTMKCVLVAHQRIHTGEKQFLCPECGKCFSQKLSLVTHRRTHTGVKQFMCPKCGKIFRTKSLLIQHIRTHPGEKPFSCSECGKCFGQKSYLAKHFRIHTGERPFLCLECGKCFTLKKSFVRHQKTHTGEKPFSCLECGKCFSQKSYLVNHQRTHTGEKPFSCLECGKYFSQKVGLVKHQRTHTGEKPFSCLECGKYFSQKVGLVKHQRTHTGERPFPCLECGKCFGQKAVLVKHQSIHTGAKPFLCLECGKCFSVKSHLEIHQRIHTGEKPFLCLECGKCFSQKSYLVNHHRTHTGEKPFSCLECGKYFSQRAGLVKHQRLHKGEKPFSCLVCGKCFSQKEGLVKHQSTHTGEKPFSCHECGKCFSVKSHLVTHHRTHTGEKPFSCLECGKCFKQKAGLIKHQKAHTGEKPFICLECGKCFGVKSVLKIHLRVHTGEKPFSCSECGKGFSLKFNLVKHAKTHIVEKFFRS from the exons atggaggagtgggagtatttagaagaacacaaggATCTCTACAAGGACATCATGATGGAGAACCACCAGTCCCTCATGTCACCAG ATGGGACCAGTCAGAGAAATCCACCAGAAAAATGTCTTAGATACCAGGATTGTCCAGGAGAAAAGCAGAATGTCCCACTGGATTATCAG GAGAGTTCTGGTGGAAAGACGAGTGGACTTGAAAATCCGGTAAAAATGTCTGTAAATG GTAAAGACGGGATGAGAGTATATCATAAGCATCTCCATTTATTTCCCTATCATGAAGTAAAAGATAACACCACACAAAATAATTTAAAAACTCCTAATGTACCCTCAGCCCTTCACAACAGGGATCTATCCACTAATACTGCTGGTCACAAGAAACCTTCATTGAATCCATCACTGATTGGTAAAACAAGAACTAAACAGAAGTGTGGAAAAGTATTTCCTTGTGAAAAAGATTTTAACAAgaaatctaatatttttttatatgagaGAAATTGCAAAGACAAAAGGTCATTTTCctgctcagaatgtggaaaatcttttacCATGAAATGTGTTCTAgttgcacatcagagaattcacacaggggagaagcaatTTTTAtgcccagaatgtgggaaatgttttagtcagaaattAAGTCTTGTTACACAtcggagaactcacacaggggtgaAGCAATTTATGTGTCCTAAATGTGGTAAGATTTTTAGGACAAAATCATTGCTTATACAACATATAAGAACCCacccaggggagaagccattttcttgttcagaatgtgggaaatgttttggtcAGAAATCATATCTTGCGAAACATTTTAGAATCCACACAGGAGAAAGGCCATTTTTATGtcttgaatgtgggaagtgttttactcTGAAAAAAAGTTTTGTTAGACACcagaaaactcacacaggagagaagccattttcatgtcttgaatgtgggaagtgtttcagtcagaaatcatatcttgttaatcatcagagaactcacacaggggagaagccattttcatgtcttgaATGTGGGAAGTATTTTAGTCAGAAAGTaggtcttgttaaacatcagagaactcacacaggggagaaaccattttcatgtcttGAATGTGGGAAGTATTTTAGTCAGAAAGTaggtcttgttaaacatcagagaactcacacaggggagaggccATTTCCATGtcttgaatgtgggaagtgttttggtCAGAAAGCagttcttgttaaacatcagagtaTTCACACAGGggcgaagccatttttatgtcttGAATGTGGTAAGTGTTTCAGTGTGAAATCACATCTTgaaatacatcagagaattcacacaggggagaagccatttttatgtcttGAATGTGGCAAGTGTTTCAGtcagaaatcatatcttgttaatcatcacagaactcacacaggggagaagccattttcatgtcttgaATGTGGGAAGTATTTTAGTCAAAGAGCaggtcttgttaaacatcagagacttcacaaaggggagaagccattttcatgccttgtttgtgggaagtgttttagtcagaaagaaggtcttgttaaacatcagagtactcacacaggggagaaaccattttcttgtcatgaatgtgggaagtgcttcAGTGTGAAATCACATCTTGTAACGCATcatagaactcacacaggggagaagccattttcatgtcttgaatgtggaaagtgttttaaacAGAAAGCAggtcttattaaacatcagaaagctcacacaggggagaagccatttatttgccttgaatgtgggaagtgttttggtGTGAAATCAGTGCTTAAAATACATCTCAGAgttcatacaggagagaagccattttcatgctcagaatgtgggaaaggttTTAGTCTGAAATTTAATCTTGTTAAACATGCAAAAACTCATATAGTAGAGAAGTTCTTTAGGtcttga